The following proteins are co-located in the Pseudoalteromonas sp. N1230-9 genome:
- a CDS encoding alpha/beta fold hydrolase, whose protein sequence is MFYSDEANLANNTTKINTFFSEQLQQDFLTTRHGTLYYGFAIPQQATTAIIISSGRIESLFKYKELLWELYQNGYAVFIVDHQGQGRSYRLLKNTHKGYVNRFSDYADDFATFNDKVVQTHWQGKQVLLGHSMGCAIAYDFLSRYQHTFSGAFLSAPMFDIYTKGTPKPLAKLAAKIASLIGLGRSYAFGQNNYLPVDFTVNELTSSEVRYKQFRELYLAEPDLQLGGVTYGWLNASFDFITTLVDRKVSIPLFIASAEQDTVVDNAAQFALTHRQKKAHLKSYPHARHELLFERDEIRHAVLTDFYQFCDSL, encoded by the coding sequence ATGTTTTATAGTGATGAAGCCAACCTTGCTAATAACACAACCAAAATAAACACGTTTTTTTCAGAGCAGTTACAACAAGACTTTTTAACGACCCGTCATGGTACTTTATACTATGGATTTGCAATTCCACAGCAAGCAACGACAGCAATTATAATTAGCAGTGGTCGTATCGAGTCATTGTTTAAATATAAAGAGCTTTTGTGGGAGTTATACCAAAATGGTTATGCCGTCTTTATCGTTGACCATCAAGGCCAAGGACGCTCTTACCGCCTTTTAAAAAACACACATAAAGGCTATGTAAACCGTTTTAGTGATTACGCTGACGACTTTGCTACATTTAACGACAAAGTGGTACAAACACACTGGCAAGGCAAACAGGTTTTACTTGGCCATTCTATGGGCTGTGCGATTGCTTATGACTTTTTGTCCCGTTATCAACATACATTTTCAGGGGCATTTTTATCAGCGCCTATGTTTGATATTTATACCAAAGGCACCCCAAAACCTCTTGCTAAACTTGCCGCGAAAATAGCCTCTTTAATTGGCCTTGGCCGCAGTTATGCGTTTGGACAAAACAATTATTTACCCGTCGACTTTACCGTAAATGAGCTCACAAGCAGTGAAGTGAGGTATAAGCAGTTCAGAGAGCTTTATTTAGCAGAGCCTGATTTACAATTAGGTGGTGTGACCTATGGCTGGCTAAACGCTTCTTTTGATTTCATTACCACATTAGTAGACAGAAAAGTGTCGATCCCTCTTTTCATTGCCAGTGCAGAGCAAGATACCGTTGTTGATAACGCCGCACAATTTGCGCTCACACATAGGCAAAAAAAAGCACACTTAAAAAGCTACCCACATGCACGCCATGAGTTGTTATTCGAGCGAGATGAGATAAGACACGCTGTGCTCACTGACTTTTATCAGTTTTGTGATTCACTGTAA
- a CDS encoding ATP-binding protein — protein MKTPDWFKKPRHYLFLKIFAWFWVTVIATITTLVFLSKLTSNVGNDELRGPMLKNLQYTAKSIERIVAKHGKSTQDVISHPRLSKHKLLYLNGEVHGVEMLSEPISKDIDLSLLNFTKRMSPQIIFTDEYQAYGPVKIDVPEGTFFLYEIDEKRKKPFFVGLWLMPTWLKIIIAVIASLMLSFFFSRNLIAPINSLKETANKLAHGDLTARADISNSRQDELGVLGRDFNTMATQLEQLISAQKRLLADISHELRSPLTRLKMATGLAQMQAEDAQQAYLERIEKEANQLDKMIADVLQVSRLEAKSQTLSLSTQSIQVIIDHVLNDVRFEANQCNKHLSVEGKIEKEVPCDETLIASALENVLRNAIKYATQHIHLILSESDAIYITICDDGKGVDEANLERLCEPFFRQEHARDRNTGGTGLGLAIAKNAISAHDGTLILENQEQGGLCVKIRLPIKS, from the coding sequence ATGAAGACACCTGATTGGTTTAAAAAACCACGTCATTATTTATTTTTAAAGATTTTTGCTTGGTTTTGGGTAACGGTTATCGCCACAATTACCACCTTGGTATTTTTAAGTAAATTAACCAGCAACGTGGGTAATGATGAGCTTCGCGGCCCCATGCTTAAAAACTTGCAATATACGGCAAAAAGTATTGAGCGTATTGTGGCTAAACATGGCAAATCAACACAAGATGTCATTTCACATCCCCGCCTATCGAAACACAAGTTATTGTATTTAAATGGTGAAGTGCATGGTGTAGAGATGCTCAGTGAGCCTATTTCTAAGGACATAGACTTAAGTTTATTAAACTTTACCAAGCGTATGTCACCACAAATTATCTTTACCGATGAATACCAAGCTTATGGGCCTGTAAAAATCGATGTGCCAGAGGGAACATTTTTCCTTTATGAAATAGATGAAAAACGTAAAAAGCCCTTCTTTGTTGGTCTTTGGCTTATGCCAACATGGTTAAAAATTATTATTGCGGTAATCGCCTCACTTATGTTGAGTTTTTTCTTTAGCCGCAATCTGATAGCCCCTATCAACAGCCTTAAAGAAACTGCCAATAAGCTTGCGCATGGCGACTTAACGGCACGTGCTGATATCTCTAATTCACGACAAGATGAGTTGGGCGTATTAGGGCGCGACTTTAATACAATGGCAACACAGCTTGAGCAATTAATTAGTGCGCAAAAACGTTTACTTGCAGATATTTCTCATGAGTTACGTTCTCCGCTAACGCGTCTTAAAATGGCAACAGGCCTTGCACAGATGCAAGCAGAAGATGCACAACAAGCCTATTTAGAGCGTATTGAAAAAGAGGCGAATCAGCTTGATAAAATGATTGCAGATGTTTTACAGGTATCTCGCCTTGAAGCAAAAAGTCAGACTTTATCGCTAAGTACACAGTCGATACAGGTTATTATTGATCATGTTTTAAATGATGTTCGCTTTGAGGCAAACCAGTGCAATAAGCACCTCAGCGTTGAGGGAAAAATTGAAAAAGAAGTGCCTTGTGATGAAACACTCATCGCCAGTGCGCTTGAGAATGTGCTCCGTAATGCAATTAAATATGCCACTCAACACATTCATCTAATACTGTCTGAATCTGATGCGATTTACATTACTATTTGTGACGACGGTAAAGGGGTTGATGAAGCCAACCTTGAAAGATTATGCGAACCTTTTTTTCGTCAAGAGCATGCTAGGGATAGAAATACAGGAGGTACAGGTTTAGGGCTTGCGATTGCCAAAAATGCAATTTCAGCCCATGATGGTACGCTAATACTCGAAAACCAAGAACAAGGCGGGCTTTGCGTTAAAATTCGCCTGCCAATAAAGAGCTAA
- a CDS encoding response regulator transcription factor encodes MKLLMIDDDTGLCELLSEYLTAQGFAVDCFHDGAEGLAHALNHNYELILLDVMLPSMDGFEVLKQLRQKKLTPVIMLTAKGEDFDRIFGLELGADDYIPKPFNHRELLARVKAITRRIEHINSLSQQQTSSLSVNSIHINLATREASVNENTLSLTGTEYEILAMLVQHAGEVISKEQISEQVLGRRLAPFDRSIDMHVSNIRKKIAEHVNNERIKTMRGSGYVLIQGE; translated from the coding sequence ATGAAACTATTAATGATCGACGACGATACAGGGTTGTGCGAACTACTCAGCGAGTACTTAACCGCACAAGGGTTTGCAGTAGATTGTTTTCATGATGGTGCTGAAGGCTTAGCGCACGCTCTTAATCACAATTACGAACTTATTTTACTTGATGTCATGCTCCCATCTATGGACGGCTTTGAAGTGTTAAAACAACTTCGTCAGAAAAAGCTCACGCCTGTTATAATGCTGACCGCTAAAGGCGAAGACTTCGACCGTATTTTTGGCTTAGAGCTAGGTGCTGATGACTACATCCCTAAACCCTTTAATCACAGAGAATTACTAGCTCGCGTAAAAGCGATAACTCGTCGTATTGAACATATTAATAGCTTATCGCAGCAGCAAACAAGCTCCCTGAGTGTAAATAGCATTCATATTAACCTTGCGACTCGCGAAGCCTCTGTGAATGAAAACACATTGAGCCTGACAGGCACTGAGTACGAGATTTTGGCCATGTTAGTTCAGCATGCAGGAGAAGTCATAAGTAAAGAGCAAATAAGCGAACAAGTGCTCGGCAGACGCCTTGCTCCCTTTGATCGCTCAATCGACATGCACGTCAGCAATATTCGCAAAAAAATTGCTGAGCATGTAAATAATGAGCGTATTAAAACAATGCGTGGTAGCGGCTATGTGCTGATTCAAGGCGAGTAA
- a CDS encoding Spy/CpxP family protein refolding chaperone: MTISNKLSKFVFVCGLAAASVAATPVMAKGDMHRGMNPHARFLLSERGIDKLQLTEDQQTQLKAIFAEQKTQFKALHGDKETMKANRAAYKEKMDVLLATQAFDENAAMELIKAREEKTQQAALIKLKSEHAIWQVLNAEQRESYKEIKKHMRKKGYKKGQHRPRGERKDKRSDSK, translated from the coding sequence ATGACTATTTCAAATAAGCTTTCTAAATTCGTATTTGTTTGTGGTTTAGCAGCAGCCAGTGTTGCTGCAACTCCTGTTATGGCAAAAGGGGATATGCATCGTGGCATGAACCCACACGCGCGTTTTTTATTATCTGAGCGTGGTATCGATAAATTACAACTGACTGAAGACCAGCAAACGCAGCTAAAAGCTATTTTTGCTGAGCAAAAAACGCAATTTAAAGCACTACATGGTGATAAAGAAACCATGAAAGCTAATCGTGCAGCTTACAAAGAAAAGATGGATGTGCTTCTTGCAACCCAAGCGTTTGATGAAAATGCAGCAATGGAATTGATTAAAGCGCGTGAAGAAAAAACACAACAAGCTGCTTTGATTAAACTAAAATCAGAGCATGCTATTTGGCAAGTTCTTAATGCTGAGCAGCGTGAAAGCTATAAAGAAATTAAAAAGCATATGCGTAAAAAAGGCTACAAGAAAGGTCAACATCGTCCACGTGGTGAGCGCAAAGATAAACGTTCAGACAGTAAATAA
- the yacG gene encoding DNA gyrase inhibitor YacG yields the protein MPTVVNCPTCKAKVVWSEQSPHRPFCSKRCQLIDLGEWSFENNKISSPISNANELNQDMIEDIEAMLAKNDDSFFKE from the coding sequence ATGCCAACAGTTGTAAACTGCCCAACATGTAAAGCAAAAGTCGTATGGTCAGAACAAAGTCCGCACCGCCCTTTTTGTTCAAAACGCTGCCAGCTCATCGACCTAGGTGAATGGTCGTTTGAGAATAATAAAATCTCGAGCCCTATTAGCAATGCCAACGAGCTAAACCAAGATATGATTGAAGATATCGAAGCCATGCTTGCTAAAAATGACGACTCGTTTTTTAAAGAATAG
- the pilB gene encoding type IV-A pilus assembly ATPase PilB: MNINSPLLRKFITLGRIDAETVKLKQREYNSTAELISKSCQIDGHELAEQCTDLFRVPYFDIKDFDVSLISEELIKEKLIREHHILPLIKKGRKLYIAASDPTDYGAFENFEFSTGLSCEVVVVDYNQLENKIEQLLDATGSLHLSEDEFKELGDLETEKPKDISGSDEDKDDAPIIVYINKILMDAIKKGASDLHFEPYEHRYRVRFRIDGILHEMASPPNSLASRLSARIKVMSRLDIAEKRKPQDGRIKLKITERKSIDFRVSTLPTLWGEKIVMRILDSSSAMLGIDVLGYEPEQKKLYMDALEQPQGMILVTGPTGSGKTVSLYTGLNILNQPERNISTAEDPVEINLEGINQVQINPKADMTFANALKAFLRQDPDVVMVGEIRDLETAEISIKAAQTGHLVLSTLHTNSAPETLTRLLNMGVPAYNVASSISLIIAQRLARRLCPKCKTPEKLPDEELIRQGFDKETLSEIQLFAPKGCDSCTEGYKGRVGIYEVMQITPEIAQIIMRGGNSLEIAEVALKSGFNNLRLSGLKKAADGVTSLAEVNRVTSF, encoded by the coding sequence ATGAATATTAACTCACCGTTACTTAGAAAATTTATTACTCTTGGCCGTATTGACGCAGAAACAGTAAAACTCAAGCAGCGTGAATATAACTCTACGGCTGAGCTTATTTCTAAAAGCTGCCAGATTGATGGCCATGAGCTTGCGGAGCAGTGCACCGATCTTTTTCGTGTTCCTTATTTCGATATTAAAGACTTTGATGTCTCGCTTATCAGTGAAGAGCTGATAAAAGAAAAGCTAATTCGCGAGCATCACATTCTACCGCTCATTAAAAAGGGCCGTAAACTTTATATTGCAGCCTCTGACCCTACTGACTACGGTGCATTTGAAAACTTTGAATTTAGCACAGGGTTATCATGTGAAGTGGTGGTGGTTGATTACAACCAGTTAGAAAATAAAATAGAACAACTGCTGGATGCAACGGGTAGTTTGCACTTAAGCGAAGACGAATTTAAAGAACTGGGCGATCTTGAAACTGAAAAGCCTAAAGATATTTCAGGCAGTGATGAAGACAAAGACGATGCCCCTATCATCGTCTACATCAATAAAATATTGATGGATGCCATTAAGAAAGGTGCATCCGATTTACACTTTGAACCTTATGAACACCGCTATCGAGTGCGCTTTCGTATTGATGGCATCTTACATGAAATGGCCAGTCCGCCGAATAGCTTAGCGAGCCGTTTATCAGCACGTATCAAAGTAATGTCTCGCTTAGATATTGCAGAAAAGCGTAAACCTCAAGATGGTCGCATTAAACTAAAAATAACAGAGCGAAAGAGTATTGATTTTCGTGTCAGTACCTTACCAACTCTTTGGGGCGAGAAAATCGTTATGCGTATTCTCGACTCATCAAGTGCCATGCTCGGTATTGATGTACTCGGTTATGAACCAGAGCAGAAAAAACTCTACATGGACGCCCTTGAGCAACCTCAAGGTATGATATTGGTCACCGGCCCAACGGGGTCTGGTAAAACCGTATCGCTTTATACTGGTTTAAATATTCTGAACCAGCCTGAGCGCAATATCAGTACCGCCGAAGATCCCGTTGAGATCAATCTTGAAGGCATTAACCAAGTGCAAATCAATCCAAAAGCAGATATGACCTTTGCCAATGCCTTGAAAGCCTTCTTACGACAAGATCCCGATGTAGTTATGGTCGGTGAGATCCGTGACCTTGAAACTGCTGAAATCTCAATCAAAGCAGCGCAAACAGGCCACTTGGTTTTATCTACTCTGCATACTAACTCGGCACCAGAAACCTTAACCCGTTTATTAAATATGGGTGTACCTGCGTATAACGTAGCAAGCTCAATTAGTCTTATCATTGCACAGCGTCTAGCGCGTCGCTTATGCCCTAAATGTAAAACCCCAGAAAAGCTCCCCGATGAAGAGCTTATTCGCCAAGGCTTTGATAAAGAAACATTAAGTGAAATTCAATTATTTGCACCTAAAGGGTGCGACAGTTGTACCGAAGGCTATAAAGGCCGTGTTGGTATCTATGAAGTTATGCAGATCACACCTGAAATAGCACAAATTATTATGCGTGGTGGCAACTCGCTTGAAATTGCAGAGGTGGCACTTAAATCTGGCTTTAATAACTTAAGACTGTCGGGATTAAAAAAAGCAGCAGATGGTGTTACCTCACTGGCTGAAGTAAATCGTGTGACGAGTTTTTAA
- the coaE gene encoding dephospho-CoA kinase (Dephospho-CoA kinase (CoaE) performs the final step in coenzyme A biosynthesis.) translates to MANWVLGLTGGIGSGKSAISAMFEDLSITVVDADIVAREVVLPGSQGLKQITAHFSEDILTSEGTLDRAKLRAIIFENEAEKQWLNALMHPLIRESMLTQLAQATSDYVILVAPLLFENGLEQYCSHTLLIDVPVDVQIARTTARDKVSIEQAKQIIASQMSRENKQQKANDILDNNRPLTEVANDVKALHQGYLQLSAMS, encoded by the coding sequence ATGGCAAATTGGGTATTAGGGTTAACTGGCGGTATCGGCTCAGGTAAAAGTGCAATTAGTGCGATGTTCGAAGATCTATCAATCACGGTGGTTGATGCAGATATTGTTGCCAGAGAAGTCGTGCTACCAGGTTCACAAGGGTTAAAGCAGATAACAGCCCATTTTAGTGAAGACATTTTAACCTCAGAAGGTACACTAGATAGAGCAAAACTTCGTGCGATTATTTTCGAAAATGAAGCCGAGAAACAGTGGTTAAATGCTTTAATGCACCCACTAATAAGGGAGTCGATGCTTACGCAATTAGCGCAGGCCACCAGCGATTATGTGATACTCGTTGCTCCTTTGTTATTTGAAAATGGTCTTGAACAGTATTGCTCACATACTTTATTAATAGATGTGCCAGTTGATGTGCAAATAGCCAGAACAACGGCCCGCGATAAAGTATCAATCGAACAAGCTAAGCAAATTATCGCATCGCAAATGTCGCGCGAAAATAAGCAACAAAAAGCAAACGACATTTTAGATAATAATCGCCCATTAACCGAGGTTGCCAATGATGTTAAAGCACTGCACCAAGGCTATTTGCAGTTAAGTGCAATGAGTTAA
- a CDS encoding prepilin peptidase, whose amino-acid sequence MQNFFLDIATVMQSQPWFYFLTVGLVSLCIGSFLNVVIYRLPLMMKREWQSECRVLLADELPSQNTTEQTPFNLIKPNSTCPKCKAPIKVWQNIPVISWLLLKGRCGSCKTAISVRYPIIEMLTAGLSLVVASLFGATELALLYIFITWVLIALTFIDIDHMLLPDQLTLPLVWLTLIAAVMDITIAPSDAIIGAAVGYLSLWSVYWLFKLATGKEGMGYGDFKLLAVFGGLLGWQSILTIVLLSSVVGAIIGIAQIILQGKDKTTPIPFGPYLAIAGWVTLLWGEQIQAYYFSYLGH is encoded by the coding sequence ATGCAAAATTTCTTTCTTGATATTGCCACTGTAATGCAAAGCCAACCGTGGTTTTATTTTTTAACTGTTGGGCTGGTTAGCCTGTGTATTGGCAGTTTTTTAAATGTGGTAATTTATAGGTTGCCACTAATGATGAAACGAGAATGGCAATCGGAATGCCGTGTTTTATTAGCTGATGAATTACCATCTCAAAATACCACAGAGCAGACACCGTTTAATTTAATTAAACCAAATTCGACATGCCCAAAATGCAAAGCACCTATTAAGGTATGGCAAAATATTCCTGTTATTAGTTGGTTGTTACTTAAAGGTCGCTGTGGCAGTTGTAAAACAGCAATTTCTGTTCGCTACCCAATTATAGAAATGCTCACTGCAGGGTTAAGCCTGGTGGTGGCATCACTCTTTGGTGCAACAGAACTTGCCTTACTTTATATTTTCATTACTTGGGTGCTTATTGCTTTAACATTTATCGATATCGATCATATGTTGCTACCCGACCAACTCACTCTTCCACTGGTATGGCTTACTCTCATTGCAGCAGTAATGGATATCACTATTGCCCCTTCTGACGCCATTATTGGCGCAGCCGTTGGTTACTTAAGTTTATGGAGTGTTTATTGGTTATTTAAGTTAGCAACCGGTAAAGAAGGTATGGGATATGGTGACTTTAAGCTTTTAGCCGTATTTGGTGGTTTACTAGGTTGGCAATCAATCTTAACCATTGTGCTGCTTTCAAGTGTGGTGGGCGCAATCATTGGTATTGCTCAAATTATTCTGCAAGGTAAAGATAAAACGACCCCGATTCCATTTGGCCCTTACCTTGCGATTGCTGGCTGGGTTACTTTACTGTGGGGTGAACAAATACAAGCTTACTACTTTAGCTATTTGGGTCACTAA